aattcgtttcttattaAGAtggaaattaattatgtttaatagtaaaaatttatataatatattttttgccaaaatttgacagtttttagttaaaatttcaactgtgaaaatttaacttatttatagaaaggtgtaatattttattgaacatatGTTCTATTAGAtggagattgaactattttgctgaaaatttctttgttttttttcgaaaattagggtttttaactaagaatttatatattccattttttgattgaaaattgacggcctttagttgaaaattccgttttttaagatgaaaattaatttggcttactaaaagtttaattaatctatttttggtgaaaattgaaatactttgtggAAAGATAGAAtgctttattgaacattttttctactgtttgaagatttaagtattttgcctAAAACTCATTTCTTCtttgctaaattaattttttgtttaaaaatctaactattacattttttgttgaaaattgaccgctgaaagtcgaaaattaaagtattgggccaaaaattagattttttagaaatgaaagttaatttcatttactaaaaatttaatttctcttattttgttgttgaaaatttagagcttttagttgaaaattgaactattaaattttttatggtgACTTGATGTTTTTGTGATAATTCAACTGCTGTGTGTAATGTTGAATCAGTTTGTTAATCATCTATTTAATTGATTGcagatttaacaatttcgtttttgaaaattcgttttttttgttgagaaaaattaatttatttgaactgGATATTAACCTCTTTCATTCTTGAATGAAACTTGAGTCTTTAGTTGTAAATTCTAATATTAAAGTTTTCGTTAAgacttttttttggtgaaaatttaacaactttgtggaagattgaaattttttgtcaaagattcattttattggttaaagattgaactattattctaaaaatttgctgtttttcagctaaaaattaattttctaaactcaaaattaaactattacatttttaactgaaaatttatggtttttacttaaaaattcaaatatacgtgtttggttgaaattgaaatattcggcTGAAAATTGACGTATTCTGTCATAAATGCGCctgtttgaaagaaaattaatctttttgattgaaaatacaactacatgggtaaataaataaattgtgatAAATTTATTTCATGAATTGAGGATCCATCTCttcagtgaaaaattgaactattttgtaaaagacgattttttggattaaaaataaatttaactgttccattttttgttaaaatggttcgttcttagttgaaaattaaatttcggcataaaaattcaactgttttataaaaaattcattactcaagattagaaattcaaattttttattggaacattgtccttttgtcttaaaaattcttatatgttagtagaaaatccaactatttcattaaaaataaactttctatttagaaatttatatttttggtctgaaaatttaactattcatttgaaatatcgtctgtttcatcaaaattgaactattttttatttaaaatttcaaatcttattgttgaaaataaaaatttttagttgaaaagacacctttttggtagaaaattcaaccgttttgtttaaatttgtgtttttttatagaaaattcacccTTTCGGATTCAGGGTTAAACTGCTTActaaaaaagttcatcttcttgaCATTAAAATTCTTCTAGAtagttaaaaatgctactatttttgTATgaccttaaattttttgtttggagttcgaacattaaatcaaaaattaaattatctagtttaaaattcaaacattttttgaaaagtgttttttttcgtCTAAAGGTTCAACTAAATGATTGGGAATACAACTGTTAGgttgataatatatatttttttaaattattggaaattaatctttgtagctCGAAATTAACtgtgttgttaaatatttaactattttataataacattaataataataaatttaacaataataaaatgaactaagagaattataatttgaaaactatttagtttaaaattaatctattttgttaagaagcgatatttaaaaaataatccaactgttttgttgaaaactcatcttttcggaTAGAAAGTTCATCTcactggattaaaaattcaattatatggttgcGAAGGCAACTATtagattgataataatttttttttattaaataatgtcattaaaaatccatttttgtaggttgaaattcaaatatgtagtcgaaaattaaactattttatgaaaacaataataataaaagaaaagaaaataataaattcaaattatatagttgaaaattatgtttattttgttaaaaagcgatatttgaaaaataattgaactgttctgttggaaattcaattataNNNNNNNNNNNNNNNNNNNNNNNNNNNNNNNNNNNNNNNNNNNNNNNNNNNNNNNNNNNNNNNNNNNNNNNNNNNNNNNNNNNNNNNNNNNNNNNNNNNNctattttataataaaaataataataaattcaatgataataaaataaaataaaagaataataattccaaactatttagttgaaaattaatctattttgttaaaaagcgatatttaataaataatttaacagtttggttgaagattcacgtCTTTGGATAGAAAGTTCACCCcactggattgaaaattcatttttgtaaattaaaattcaactttatgggtgaaaattaaactattttataataaaaataataataaattcaataataaaataaaagaataataattccatattatttagctgaaaactaatctatttttttgaaaagtgatatttgaaaaataatttaacagatttgttaaaaattaatcttttttatagaaagttctcCCCTCcggatggaaaattcatttctttttttctcattgTGAAATTTGCTGTTgctcacaattaattttttaggcttaaaattgcacttttttcaaaaaaattcgactttttcgttcGAAAAATCATCTCTTGCTTTATAAATGcctctcttttggtataaaattcaaatcttcttaacgaggaaaataattttgatttaaaagcatCTGGTCTTTTAATGTCCCCTTATTTAATTAGtgcaatctatattttatttatttctattaacTAAGAGTTACAatgtatgtttaatttttaaattatgatttttaatttttaattttcaacttttaatttgcacatataattcttattaattaacaATGTATACCTAATGATTTCTAATTTGTAATGATTATTTGCTTAAGTGAACTTGTTGTTTGTTAAATTTCGGAGAACGGGCTCCCCTTCCCAGGATTTTTTATGACACGCGTTCAATAGAAATTTCCGCTATCGTCTCAGCACACAAGATTGGAAGACTAAAAGTACAAAGtctaagatattaaaataaaacaatacgtAGCGatgattttaattcaataatcCAGGGACCCATGATTTCATTTCACGCTTCGAACTGAACACTCAACtatcttttaattaattgaatttgttatatttGGTCTTCTTGTCTAGAATGATGTTTTCCTTTCTCATTTAAAATcatgtaaataaaaaagtttttttcttgataGAGTAGGTTTCCAATCagaaataaaatcctttttcaagATACTGGAATAAAAGTTAGGAGTGGGAGATGATCGGACAACATTCAATTATCCATAGGCAATAACATGCTCCAGTCTACGTATTCACTTCACTATTTGCCCCTGAGGATAATTTTGATGCATGGTAGCGCAGTGCGATTGTTGTTGCATATAAAGACAGAAGCTCATCAGCAGCCGCCTCAGTCACCAATCAAACCGATACGATATTTTGAGCCCATTCCACGCTTCGGATAGGGTCTAATCAATTCTCAAATTTACGGCAAACGTATGAGATAAAAGTCGTTTTAGTATTCCCTGTGGAATCGATAATGTTCCACAAAGTATGGATTCATCTTGTCATTATTCTCACTTCGATCCTTGCAGTCTCTTCTTCAAACTCGGGAAATAGATCCTTTAATCTACAGGTGATGTTTATAAAAAGTGAATACTTTattattagtctttttggttatcTAAATATTTGTTAACTTATTTTGTTATGATTGGAATACTATACAGTTTTCTCTGCTTTCAGGAGGAACACACACTTCAGAGAATACGAAGAGATGTAAGTCACGTTTAGTTGAAAACAGAAACATACTGATTTCATTAAATCAAACCCAAAAAATACTACATTTCAGATTTATGAGGACCAATATGATGACCAATATGAAGACGAATACGAAAGTATTAATGACGAAAACGTTAGAAGAAATCTCGAATCGCTACAACTGGCTGATGACAATTCAGATGAAGGAGCTAATATTTTGCAACCTCCAGTTAAAGGAAGTTTTGTACACAGAAGAATACTTGATCCAACAGGGACATCCAAACCACCAGAAGCCAATGTATCTGTTATACAACCACCAGGTACAAAAAAATCTCCACCAGAAGGCCCAGGTTATCCGGTTGCTCCTCCAGTTGGCACGAGAGGAATTTTTGACATTCTGATGATTTCATACCGGCTTCGACAAAACATTCTCCACATTTTTGGATGCTTACTTCAAAGACCTGTTGACTTCCTAACCGAGTCACAATATACATCTTTATATACAATTTATACCGAATTGCGAAATAGACCATCTTACATCAATCttgttttaagagaaataaaGACGGTACCGACCAATAATTTGAATGAACAAATGAAAAGCATAATGCAGATTCTTGGAGAAGTCCTTCCCAGCTACCTTGGATGTGCTGCTAACTTTTGGGTCCGAGAAATCGAGCAGAGGAGCATAAACTTCAGTTCTATGCCTGCTGATACTTGCCCAAGTAACTTCAATATCCTAAAAGATATTAACGTTCATTTAATAAAACTTCATGCATACATGACTCCGATGGATGGTCCAACCAGAATGACTGAAATCGTCCTGGGTAAAATCTTCGTCAAGATTATGTATGATATTCAAAGGCTTAAAGTCACCTTCACCCAGAAAATGTTTGGCTTTATTTTGTCATTCTTTCCAATCATTCCTTACGACCCCGTCTTGGAGGAGAATAtcagatacatttttgaaattactttgaaaaatggaataacagGGTGGACTGAAGTTGAATCACATCCAATTCTTGGAGACCCTTACTTATTCGTCAGGACCATTATCGCCAAGATTTTGATCATTCATAATGTTCCAAGGTCAATTAAAGAAGCTCTAACTTATATATGGATTCATTTAAGACCAGTTAATAATTATCACGCAAATCCTGAGTATCCAATCTTAATAAGTATCAACGATCATGTGCATCTTTTAAAAATGCTACTATCATTTATTGTACCAAATGCCTACAGTCCAGAAACGATTTGTCTGAAAGAACGTTTTTTGCAATATGTTGAAGATTACAGCTTCACACAATCGATGTTTCTTACTAATATAGAACGAATTCGATACACCAATCCTCATGATTTGCTTCTAGCATATCTCACTAAATTACAGAGACATGTTCCTAATCCGGATAGTGAGAAGGCTAGAACTGTCACAGCTCTCTTATCTGTACTAATAATTGACCAAAGAAACAAGCAGTTCACTCCAGTTTCGAAAAATATCGACTTCTTTTCAATTCTTGGATACCTTAGCAATCCAGATTTCCCTGAGAAAGTTAATATAGTTTACAAGAAgatcttatatattttgttaaacaaaccAGATCTTCAACGTGAGCTAACCAAACTAGTTCCAACGGAAAAAGGAAAGTGCATTGTCATTGACGAATGTTTGAAAGAAATTCTTAAGAATCTGGACAAAATGAATATGGAAATTCCTCGGCGGATGGAGAAACACATCAGTGAATTAAATGATATGATTCCTATTCAGGCGACAGATCCTAAATGCAGAACATCGACTGCTAACCCACCGGACAATGTTGTTCCTGTAATTTCGGATGAGCCAGTTCCTGATAAGCCAGCAGATAGTGGTTCGATCAACACCGGTGATCCTGGCAACAATCAACCAGCAGGTGGTTCTATCAACATCGGTAATCCTGGCAACAATCAACCAGCTGGTGGTTCTATCAACATCGGTAATCCTGGCAACAATCAACAAGATAGTGGTCCTACCAAGATCGTTAATCCTGGCAACAATAATTCTGGAGGAGTTACTATCAACAACTATCATTGGATAACGAACATACTGCTTCCTCCGATGATGAGTCCAACACAAGATATCTCAATTTATATAAACCAGAAAGGTGCACTTGCTGTCGATTGTCCCAATGTTCCACTTTATCCAGGAAATCCCAAAGTAACCATGCCCCCGATAGTAGTACTTTTAAAGCCTACTGAAGTCAGTGATCCGTTCGGAAGCATGAATCAGGAGTTCAAGACAAATATTCTTTTGAGAATCACCCAAATAATTGGTTCTTCTGACCTAACTGTAATTTTAGGAACCAGTGTTCCAGAATTAATTACCAGTGGCCAATGTCCTACTATTGGGGCACTCGTCGTGACCTTATTATTTCAAGCACAATTAAATACTTTAGTACAGACGAACCATCAACTTATAACTGATATAAAAAGCTTTCTATCTGCCATGGATTTAGTTGCTGTTATTACACTTCCAATAGTTCTACAAGTTACTGGGACATATCCGACGAATGGCATAATTTTCTCTGTAATTGACATAGCTCAACCACACAGAAGTTCGATTTCAGTCACTACGCCCTCAAATGTTCCTAGGGGGATGTTAGTCTTTGTGATCGTGGATCCAAATAAGCTTAGAGAACCTGTAGATCCTCAGAATCCCTATGAAGGTCTTTTGCCTAATGTCGGCAGTGAAACTCCTGGTGGCCAGTTTATTCTCCAGTTAAGGCTGATCGTCAATACACAGAAAATCTCACAACTTATTCCAAATTTCAAACCAGCAACTTATTCGAGTAAAGGAATGCTCTTGGTGATACTTTTGCAGAAGCTTCCAAATGTCCCGGAAATTGCAGCACAACCACATTTGAAGAAGATTATTTTAGGCTACATTTGGGCGATATTGATAccaacattttatcaaaaaattgcctATAATGAACTGTTAGTTCTTTTAGGACATCAACCCACAATGATACCTAATACTATGATTTTACTAAATCTTTTACCTCCGCCTACAACTGAGAGGGAACAGAGAATGTTTTTGGCGATGAAGATTTTGCTGGAACGAAAAGACTTGTTCGAAATTATACTTATGCCAAAACCTACACCAAACACTAGCCAAAAAGAACTTTTGCAGATTATTATTCTTGGAGTCTTGTCTTCTCCAGGAACATTCGACGAATCAACTGTAAGTGCTtgcgaattttacaaaaaacagttatctgatataaaaaaggttgaTTCTGATATTCTATGGGAATTTGAAACCAGAGAATCAATCACTACCGATCCATCATTgggtaaaattttagaaaatgtaatcaACTATGATAAGTTGTCAAACGGAAATAAGGATGCTTACAACAAACTGATAACTTACTTCGAGGAAAACAAAAACATATTCAGTCTGAGTCAAGACTTCCACATTAAAGATTACACGACTGAAGGAAGTTTCATTGTCGGTTTCCTTAATTTTGTGATGGAGAAGCCAATAGTATCCCAGCAAGCCAAAAACTATATTAATGCTCTTTTACCACATGTGATGTTGGAAGGACCTGGAGCTAAACCTCTGAAGATCATTACTCAAGGAAATCCTCCGAGTGGCAGGCGCTCCTTAAGCAAATTCGAAATTAgtatatgataaataaaattatgctACTTTTAATACTAgtctaatgaaatttcaaattcgtcTAAATTAAGCGGAAGAAAGTTctctaaataaaaagaaaatatttaacttgATAAGTTCCCAATTTTGTTTCGAGAGCTCATTAGGATcgtctaaatatatttttgaaatttagaaaatgatttttcgttatagaaaatgtaactgaaaATAAGAATACATGCACTCTAAACAtctgagaaaataaaatttaatgtaaaacgaATTAGGTTGCGTTCCGGAATGATGTACTTCAAATTATCGGcataattacagaaataaaatttatagtacagaagaattattttctgatttggaattattttatttaaaacgaaataagtttatgtgatAATTATCATAATATAAAGACAATTCTTCTTGTACAAAATAGGCGAATTGTATTCATTTGAGTATTATGGAAAATCAAgagtaagattaaaaaatttttttttcgttg
This DNA window, taken from Belonocnema kinseyi isolate 2016_QV_RU_SX_M_011 chromosome 9, B_treatae_v1, whole genome shotgun sequence, encodes the following:
- the LOC117179575 gene encoding uncharacterized protein LOC117179575; protein product: MFHKVWIHLVIILTSILAVSSSNSGNRSFNLQEEHTLQRIRRDIYEDQYDDQYEDEYESINDENVRRNLESLQLADDNSDEGANILQPPVKGSFVHRRILDPTGTSKPPEANVSVIQPPGTKKSPPEGPGYPVAPPVGTRGIFDILMISYRLRQNILHIFGCLLQRPVDFLTESQYTSLYTIYTELRNRPSYINLVLREIKTVPTNNLNEQMKSIMQILGEVLPSYLGCAANFWVREIEQRSINFSSMPADTCPSNFNILKDINVHLIKLHAYMTPMDGPTRMTEIVLGKIFVKIMYDIQRLKVTFTQKMFGFILSFFPIIPYDPVLEENIRYIFEITLKNGITGWTEVESHPILGDPYLFVRTIIAKILIIHNVPRSIKEALTYIWIHLRPVNNYHANPEYPILISINDHVHLLKMLLSFIVPNAYSPETICLKERFLQYVEDYSFTQSMFLTNIERIRYTNPHDLLLAYLTKLQRHVPNPDSEKARTVTALLSVLIIDQRNKQFTPVSKNIDFFSILGYLSNPDFPEKVNIVYKKILYILLNKPDLQRELTKLVPTEKGKCIVIDECLKEILKNLDKMNMEIPRRMEKHISELNDMIPIQATDPKCRTSTANPPDNVVPVISDEPVPDKPADSGSINTGDPGNNQPAGGSINIGNPGNNQPAGGSINIGNPGNNQQDSGPTKIVNPGNNNSGGVTINNYHWITNILLPPMMSPTQDISIYINQKGALAVDCPNVPLYPGNPKVTMPPIVVLLKPTEVSDPFGSMNQEFKTNILLRITQIIGSSDLTVILGTSVPELITSGQCPTIGALVVTLLFQAQLNTLVQTNHQLITDIKSFLSAMDLVAVITLPIVLQVTGTYPTNGIIFSVIDIAQPHRSSISVTTPSNVPRGMLVFVIVDPNKLREPVDPQNPYEGLLPNVGSETPGGQFILQLRLIVNTQKISQLIPNFKPATYSSKGMLLVILLQKLPNVPEIAAQPHLKKIILGYIWAILIPTFYQKIAYNELLVLLGHQPTMIPNTMILLNLLPPPTTEREQRMFLAMKILLERKDLFEIILMPKPTPNTSQKELLQIIILGVLSSPGTFDESTVSACEFYKKQLSDIKKVDSDILWEFETRESITTDPSLGKILENVINYDKLSNGNKDAYNKLITYFEENKNIFSLSQDFHIKDYTTEGSFIVGFLNFVMEKPIVSQQAKNYINALLPHVMLEGPGAKPLKIITQGNPPSGRRSLSKFEISI